One Frankia alni ACN14a DNA window includes the following coding sequences:
- a CDS encoding ABC transporter permease produces the protein MLRATLKSLLARKIRLALSMLAVVVGVSFVTGTLVLTDTLNRTFNTLFADINKNVSVAVRAVNQIDPTSDAGRPPLPASILDSVARVDGVRAAVGSVDGQAVLINPRTGKPAKEGGAPGRGTNWTGGQPTAPEQLAEGHAPGPGEIAVDRATARDLHLVLGTRVSVQTKGAPTTYTLVGTFRVAGQDSLGGAAVTAFDTATAQRVLLAPGQFSSIHLAAVPGLGQSELRARVAAVLPAGVEAITGTQLSEENASAVQQAISGFSTFLLIFAAISVFVGAFIIFNTFTMLVAQRVRELALLRAIGASRRQVQISLQVEAALVGFAGASVGLLFGAGLAVLLRAAVGAFGVDLPSGSLVFEARTIIAAYAVGVVITSAAAFVPARKAASVPPIAAMRESYVLPTRSLRTRAVAGTALTALGVLLLVLGTASAGKSGATAVGAGAAGIFLGIATLSPLLSGPIIRVLGAPFVSLFGTTGRLGRENAMRNPRRTSSTASALMIGLALVSAFSILGQSIKESVRTTVQDSLGADFFLTTQGFGQGFSGQVARDLAGKPGIEVATGLRGGLAKVGGRDAQVLAGDPAGLPKVLALKKVAGDLRGLGDGTILVDDDVAADRHLGVGQKIPVTFPDGTQDLTVAGTYKKSQVAGSWIISTGQFARHNTDDLDLFVLVKRADGADPAAVRAEINKIVRPYATVEVRDQSEFVAQQEKQIDQLLGFIYVLLTLAVIIALFGIVNTLALSVIERTREIGLLRAVGMSRGQMRAMVVMESTIISVFGAVLGVAVGSIFGWALTKALASQGISTFAYPVPTIIIVIVVGVLLGILAAVFPARRAARMDVLRAISAT, from the coding sequence ATGCTGCGCGCCACCCTCAAGAGCCTGCTGGCCCGCAAGATCCGGCTGGCCCTGTCCATGCTGGCGGTCGTCGTCGGCGTGAGCTTCGTCACCGGCACCCTGGTCCTGACGGACACGCTCAACCGGACCTTCAACACCCTGTTCGCCGACATCAACAAGAACGTCAGCGTCGCGGTCCGGGCGGTCAACCAGATCGACCCGACGAGCGACGCCGGCCGACCGCCGCTGCCCGCGTCGATCCTCGACTCCGTGGCCAGGGTCGACGGGGTGCGGGCGGCTGTCGGGTCGGTCGACGGCCAGGCGGTGCTCATCAACCCACGGACCGGCAAGCCGGCGAAGGAGGGCGGGGCGCCGGGGCGGGGCACGAACTGGACGGGCGGCCAGCCGACCGCGCCCGAGCAACTCGCCGAGGGCCACGCCCCGGGGCCAGGCGAGATCGCGGTGGATCGGGCGACGGCGAGGGACCTTCATCTCGTCCTCGGAACGCGGGTCTCCGTGCAGACCAAGGGCGCACCGACGACGTACACGCTGGTCGGCACGTTCCGGGTGGCCGGGCAGGACAGCCTCGGCGGTGCCGCCGTGACCGCGTTCGACACCGCCACCGCCCAACGGGTGCTGCTGGCCCCTGGCCAGTTCAGCTCCATCCACCTGGCGGCCGTCCCCGGCCTGGGCCAGTCGGAGCTGCGCGCGCGGGTCGCCGCCGTGCTCCCCGCCGGCGTCGAGGCGATCACCGGCACGCAGCTGTCGGAGGAGAACGCCAGCGCCGTGCAGCAGGCGATCAGCGGCTTCTCGACCTTCCTGCTGATCTTCGCGGCGATCTCGGTGTTCGTCGGCGCGTTCATCATCTTCAACACGTTCACCATGCTGGTGGCGCAGCGGGTGCGGGAGCTGGCGCTGCTGCGGGCGATCGGCGCGAGCCGGCGTCAGGTACAGATCTCGCTGCAGGTCGAGGCAGCTCTGGTCGGTTTCGCCGGGGCGAGCGTGGGTCTGCTGTTCGGCGCGGGGCTCGCCGTGCTGCTCCGGGCGGCCGTCGGGGCGTTCGGGGTGGATCTACCCAGCGGCTCGCTGGTCTTCGAGGCGCGTACGATCATCGCCGCCTACGCCGTGGGAGTCGTGATCACCTCGGCCGCGGCCTTCGTGCCGGCGCGCAAGGCGGCGTCCGTGCCACCGATCGCGGCGATGCGGGAGTCCTATGTGCTGCCGACGCGCTCGCTGCGCACCCGGGCCGTCGCCGGGACCGCCCTCACGGCGCTCGGGGTGCTGCTGCTCGTCCTCGGGACCGCGTCGGCGGGCAAGTCGGGAGCCACCGCCGTGGGAGCCGGTGCCGCGGGGATCTTCCTCGGCATCGCCACCCTGTCGCCGCTGTTGTCCGGCCCGATCATCCGGGTGCTCGGCGCGCCGTTCGTCTCGCTGTTCGGCACCACGGGCCGGCTCGGCCGGGAGAACGCGATGCGCAACCCGCGACGCACCTCCTCGACGGCCTCCGCCCTCATGATCGGACTAGCGCTGGTCAGCGCCTTCTCCATCCTCGGCCAGTCGATCAAGGAGTCGGTACGCACGACCGTGCAGGACAGTCTCGGCGCCGACTTCTTCCTGACCACCCAGGGCTTCGGCCAGGGCTTCAGCGGGCAGGTGGCGCGCGATCTGGCCGGCAAGCCCGGCATCGAGGTCGCGACCGGGCTGCGCGGCGGCCTGGCGAAGGTCGGCGGGCGCGACGCCCAGGTGCTCGCCGGGGATCCGGCCGGCCTGCCCAAGGTGCTGGCCCTCAAGAAGGTCGCCGGTGACCTCCGCGGCCTCGGCGACGGCACGATCCTCGTGGATGACGACGTCGCCGCCGACCGCCACCTCGGCGTCGGGCAGAAGATCCCCGTCACCTTCCCCGACGGCACCCAGGACCTCACCGTCGCCGGGACGTACAAGAAGAGCCAGGTGGCCGGCTCGTGGATCATCTCGACCGGCCAGTTCGCCCGACACAACACCGACGATCTCGACCTGTTCGTGCTGGTCAAACGCGCCGATGGAGCCGACCCCGCCGCCGTGCGCGCCGAGATCAACAAGATCGTCAGGCCCTATGCCACCGTGGAGGTGCGCGACCAGTCGGAGTTCGTCGCCCAGCAGGAGAAGCAGATCGACCAGCTCCTGGGCTTCATCTACGTCCTGCTGACCCTCGCGGTGATCATCGCACTGTTCGGCATCGTGAACACGCTCGCCCTGTCCGTGATCGAACGGACCCGGGAGATCGGACTGCTGCGCGCCGTCGGCATGAGTCGCGGGCAGATGCGGGCCATGGTCGTCATGGAGTCGACGATCATCTCCGTCTTCGGCGCCGTGCTCGGTGTCGCCGTGGGCAGCATCTTCGGCTGGGCCCTCACGAAGGCCCTGGCCTCCCAGGGCATCAGCACGTTCGCCTACCCGGTCCCGACCATCATCATCGTCATCGTCGTCGGTGTCCTGCTCGGCATCCTCGCCGCCGTCTTCCCCGCCCGCCGCGCCGCCCGCATGGACGTCCTGCGCGCCATCTCCGCCACCTGA
- a CDS encoding ABC transporter ATP-binding protein, whose protein sequence is MARRTGSSPGGRRDAGRGAPAGRPQRVARTAERGADRREQPAAGVVGGPGGGAGGMVPAARADRLTKIYGTGDTTVTALRGIDLDFPRGRFTAIMGPSGSGKSTLMHCLAGLDTVTRGRVFIGDVDLSRLSDKELTRLRRDRIGFIFQQFNLLPTLTAAENITLPLSIAGRSPDQAWMRTVVDAVGLAPRLGHRPSELSGGQQQRVACARALVTRPEIIFADEPTGNLDSRSGAEVLSFLRDSVTELGQTIVMVTHDATAASYSDEVIFLADGRLVDAIERPTADEVLDRMKHLDAAQRGLLPDGADAAGEAGAYDDRDGHDHRDDHDGRGRHDGRDRHARPADRERQGGRARQDGYDATPRPRGYPAGDDDPYGDYDYPDQRYGNDGRAARPASYDGRYAEPFTGEFAPVPGPETGPLDGSGPGGGRYGGPAGDPRRRPLPRPTGPRDDDEPDGYGSPDGYGPPDGYGPPEGYGAPGSYGSSDGYGSTDGQSAPRGYRADGPGSAGWA, encoded by the coding sequence ATGGCCCGACGGACCGGATCATCCCCAGGCGGGAGGCGGGACGCGGGCCGGGGCGCTCCGGCCGGTCGCCCGCAGCGGGTGGCGCGGACCGCCGAGCGCGGGGCCGATCGCCGCGAGCAGCCCGCCGCCGGCGTCGTGGGCGGTCCCGGCGGCGGCGCGGGAGGCATGGTCCCGGCGGCGCGCGCCGACCGGCTGACGAAGATCTACGGCACCGGGGACACGACCGTCACCGCGCTGCGCGGGATCGACCTGGACTTCCCGCGCGGCCGCTTCACGGCGATCATGGGGCCGTCGGGTTCGGGGAAGTCCACGCTCATGCACTGCCTGGCCGGTCTGGACACGGTGACCCGCGGGCGGGTGTTCATCGGCGACGTCGACCTGTCCCGGCTGTCGGACAAGGAGCTCACCCGCCTGCGCCGGGACCGGATCGGCTTCATCTTCCAGCAGTTCAACCTGCTGCCGACGCTGACCGCGGCGGAGAACATCACGCTGCCGCTGAGCATCGCGGGCCGCTCCCCGGACCAGGCGTGGATGCGCACCGTCGTCGACGCGGTCGGCCTCGCCCCCCGGCTGGGGCACCGGCCGAGCGAGCTCTCGGGCGGCCAGCAGCAGCGGGTCGCCTGCGCGCGCGCCCTCGTCACCCGACCCGAGATCATCTTCGCCGACGAGCCGACCGGCAACCTGGACTCCCGCTCGGGCGCCGAGGTGCTGTCGTTCCTGCGGGACTCGGTCACCGAGCTCGGCCAGACGATCGTCATGGTGACGCACGATGCCACCGCGGCCTCCTACTCCGACGAGGTGATCTTCCTCGCGGACGGCCGACTCGTCGACGCGATCGAGCGACCCACCGCGGACGAGGTGCTCGACCGGATGAAGCACCTCGACGCCGCCCAGCGAGGCCTGCTTCCCGACGGCGCCGACGCGGCCGGCGAAGCGGGCGCCTACGACGACCGGGACGGCCACGACCACCGGGACGACCACGACGGCCGGGGCCGCCACGACGGCCGGGACCGCCACGCGCGTCCCGCGGATCGCGAGCGTCAGGGCGGCCGTGCCCGCCAGGACGGCTACGACGCGACGCCCCGCCCTCGGGGCTACCCGGCAGGCGACGACGACCCCTACGGCGACTACGACTATCCCGACCAGCGCTACGGCAATGACGGCCGGGCGGCCCGACCAGCGTCCTACGACGGCCGCTACGCCGAGCCGTTCACCGGCGAGTTCGCCCCCGTCCCCGGGCCCGAGACCGGGCCGCTGGACGGGAGCGGCCCGGGCGGCGGCCGCTACGGGGGGCCGGCGGGTGACCCGCGGCGCCGACCGCTACCGCGCCCCACCGGCCCACGTGATGACGACGAGCCGGACGGCTACGGCTCCCCGGACGGCTACGGTCCTCCGGACGGCTACGGTCCCCCGGAGGGCTACGGCGCTCCGGGCAGCTACGGCTCCTCGGACGGCTACGGCTCCACGGACGGACAGAGCGCCCCACGCGGCTACCGGGCGGACGGGCCCGGGTCGGCGGGCTGGGCCTGA
- a CDS encoding RecB family exonuclease, with product MTTTPPPDSAASRDAPVSAAAPAAPAGRAALVGSTAPGGPRGAERPLIGSLSPSRAADFVNCPLRYRFRVVDRLPEPPSEAASRGTVVHSVLENLFDLPPAGRTLEAARTLVEPAWQALREREPAVETLFDGPDALAAWLDSARDLLAGYFALEDPARLAPSARELYVEHVLDSGLRLRGYVDRLDEATTPQGLALRVVDYKTGRSPGPAFEASAMFQMRFYALLLWRIRGVIPRELRLYYLGDRTWLRAAPDEADLRATERRIEALWAAIDRAHRSGDWRATPNRLCSWCHHQALCPAFGGTPPPLPRQAPALPLDDAAPTVCEADG from the coding sequence ATGACCACGACGCCGCCGCCTGATTCCGCGGCATCCAGGGACGCCCCGGTGTCGGCGGCCGCTCCCGCAGCGCCGGCCGGCCGCGCGGCACTGGTCGGCTCCACAGCGCCGGGCGGGCCGCGGGGTGCCGAGCGGCCGCTGATCGGCTCGCTGTCCCCGTCGCGGGCGGCGGACTTCGTCAACTGCCCGCTGCGCTACCGGTTCCGCGTCGTCGACCGGCTGCCCGAACCGCCGAGCGAGGCGGCCAGCCGCGGGACCGTCGTGCACTCGGTCCTGGAGAACCTGTTCGACCTGCCGCCGGCCGGGCGGACCCTCGAGGCGGCGCGCACGCTCGTCGAGCCGGCCTGGCAGGCGCTGCGCGAACGGGAGCCCGCCGTCGAGACGCTCTTCGACGGCCCGGACGCGCTCGCCGCCTGGCTGGATTCGGCGCGCGACCTGCTCGCCGGGTACTTCGCGCTGGAGGACCCGGCCCGGCTCGCCCCGTCGGCCCGCGAGCTCTACGTCGAGCACGTGCTCGACTCCGGGCTGCGGCTGCGCGGCTACGTGGACCGGCTCGACGAGGCCACGACCCCGCAGGGCCTGGCCCTGCGGGTGGTCGACTACAAGACCGGCCGCTCGCCCGGGCCGGCGTTCGAGGCTTCGGCGATGTTCCAGATGAGGTTCTACGCCCTGCTGTTGTGGCGGATCCGCGGCGTGATTCCCCGGGAGCTTCGCCTGTACTACCTCGGGGACCGCACCTGGTTGCGGGCCGCCCCGGACGAGGCGGACCTGCGGGCCACCGAGCGGCGGATCGAGGCGCTGTGGGCGGCGATCGACCGGGCCCACCGCAGCGGGGACTGGCGGGCCACCCCCAACCGCCTGTGCTCCTGGTGCCATCACCAGGCGCTGTGCCCGGCGTTCGGCGGCACGCCCCCGCCGCTGCCGCGCCAGGCCCCCGCCCTCCCCCTCGACGACGCGGCCCCGACCGTCTGCGAGGCGGACGGCTGA